The Carassius auratus strain Wakin unplaced genomic scaffold, ASM336829v1 scaf_tig00032671, whole genome shotgun sequence sequence TAGACCTGCATGTGTTGAGTGTTGTAAAATTACCATACTCAGAAAGAGTTGAGACATGTAAAATACGTGTTAGGGAACGAATCCTCTTTGTAGGCACTTCAGCtgtgttacaatgtttaatttcCCCCTTGGTAAGTATGTATGAAGTAttgagcttgaaaaaaaaaaaaaaaaaaaaaaaaatacctttagcTAGTAGATACCAACTAAGCTAAcaacactgctagtcaagaatacagattAGATTTCCGAAAGCCtttgattatagtaaaaactgttgaaaaatcactaagttatgactacaaaggtatatcttaattatagtttcaaatacttactgaaatttttccaaaagagagagcagtgggagatggtGATCTGCAGGTACCAACCGACGACcaccaactgcaaagccccaaaaatctaaaacttgcagtttatgctcagtctactttttggacctttttggattttttctgtagttatttatttattaaaatttaagttaattagctttgttttgtttacttcaaaagtaaaactattttaaatatcttcaggttcaggatagatgaagtaaatgtttcaaataaaccctatttcaggctgctaagtataataaaaacactgtcaaatgaacttcttttcctctttttgaccacagatggtcaagatgttataaaacatgaaaaataacaatttctggggtcagaattgtattgaaaaatgtgtccatttgtctctgtgagttgtttacatcaaaagttatgccactttatatcatatttagatttttcgggtttggtgcaaagggttaaaaataaagcattttggacattatttcagcttggtacccaatttaatcttaaaatagacacttgaatgataaaaaaataatatgttgtggaattaaaaaaaaaaaatcaccctatgcgcttgagaaaacgaaaataattgatcctctacacatctttggcaattttttgctatttttgtccagaaataaggtcaatatgttgtcaaatgtcaaatataaccATTctattaaattcctggggtcagaattgtatgggaaattgtgttcatttgtctctgtatgttgtttacttctaatgttatgccactttctatatcattttttgatttttcgggttccggtcgggtgcagcaaagggttaaaaaagaaccctttgggacattatttcagcttggcacctggcagattatgaaaatagacactttaaggatttaaaaaatcaggtggcataaaaaaacctggggggtgcgcgtggacccctatttccatctagattATATTGACTGTATGTTACTGtaactgtattatattattatagtaatgtaCTACATGTTTACTGCTGAGGTAAAATAAGTGATGGTGTGATCTGTTTTCTTTTGTCATACAGTGTCAGAAAGACGATTAGTGCTGCTGGGAAGAACTGGTGCTGGGAAGAGTGCAGCTGGAAACACAATACTTGGACAGAAAGAGTTTAAATCTGATCTTTGTATGGATTCAGTTACAAGTGAATGTTCAGAGAGACATGCCACAGTTTCAGGCAGATCTGTGTCTGTAGTTGATACTCCTGGATTATTTGACACACAGATGACACATGAGGAGATAATGATGGAGATAGCAAAAAGTGTGTATCTATCCAGTCCTGGACCACATGCCTTCCTCATTGTGTTTCCTGTGAATATGAGATTCACTGAACATGAGCAGCAGATTCCTCAGATCATTGAGATGATGTTTGGTCAGGAGGTTTTAAAATACTCCATCATTCTCTTCACTTATGGAGATCTGCTGAAACAAAAGAACATAGAGGAACACATTAATGAGAACATTAAATTTAGACATCTAGTCCAGCAGTGTGGAGGCAGATATCACGTCTTCAACAATGAAGATGAGAATAACAGAGAGCAAAACATTGATCTGCTGCAGAAGATTGACACAATGATAGAGCAGAATGATGGATACTACAGTAATCAGATGTATGAAGATGCTCACAGATTCAGACAATtagaagaagagaggagaaagagagaggaagagaagagaaaacaagaagtggagaaaaaaatacaagaaGAGACTGAGAGATTGATGAACGAGCAATTGCAGAGAATGAGAGAAGAGATGGAAGCTAAacagagagaggaagaagaaagaaaactacAAGAGGAGAAACAAAGACAAGAGGAGAATGAGAGATTGATGAAGGAGCAATTGCAGAGAATGAGAGAAGAGATGGAAGCTaaacagagagaggaagaggagataaAACTACAAGAGGAGAAACAAAGACAAGAGGAGAATGAGAGATTGATGAAGGAGCAATTGCAGAGAATGAGAGAAGAGATGGAAGCTaaacagagagaggaagaggagataaAACTACAAGAGGAGAAACAAAGACAAGAGGAGACTGAGAGATTGATGAAAGAGAACGAGCAAAAAATCAGAGAAGAGATGGAAGCTAAACAGAGATCTGAACTAGAAAGAGTTAAAGTAGAAAGACAGAGGGAAGAGGAGGTGAGGAAACAACAAGAGGAGAAACAAAGACGAGAGGACATGGAGAGAGTAAGAAAGGAGATAGAGAAGAGAATCAGAGTAGAGATGGAAGTtaaaaagaaagaggaagagcAGAGAAAACAACAAGAGGAGAAACAAAGACAAGAGGAAAGTGAGAGATTGATGAAAGAGAAAGAGCAGATAATCAGAAAAGAGATGGAAGCTAAACAGAGATCTGAACTAGAAAGAGTTAAAGTAGAAAGACAGAGGGAAGAGGAGGTGAGGAAACAACAAGAGGAGAAACAAAGACGAGAGGAGATGGAGAGAGTAAGAAAGGAGATAGAGAAGAAAGTCAGGGCAGATTTAGAGgaacaaatgaaaaaagaaaatatgtcaaATACAAAAAGAGACCCTGGAATTGCAAAGTTTGTTAAGGAGTATGAGCAAGAGTTAAATCTTTCAGCTTCTGCAGTTAATAAAAGTAGTCATACTGGGTATGGAGCAATCATTGGTGATGTTATTGGTGGTGCTGTTGGATTATTGGCAGGTCCTGCTGGTGCAGCCGCTGGTGCAGCCGCTGGTGCAGCTACAGGTGCAGTAATGAATGCTTTCAGGTAGATGGTTGTGTCcttaatataaaacacatatacaTTATGGGGAATTAGGGCATGCAGTGAAAATAAtccatatttgatttttttttttttataatattttaactataAGTCTGATTTAGTTGCTTAACATTATATGATTTAacatgagatatatattaatcattcaTTCTTAATGATATCCTATCCGTGATATATGTAATAAACTGGATCCAGATCTAAGGATCTTATTTGTACCACCCTATGAACCACCCTATTTGTGTAGCTTCAAGAGAGTAATCATAAAATTGTGTTATTTTCTGTCTATTACTTTCTGGTTTTTGTTCAGTCattcatttgtaataatttaataacattaatttaaaaataacatatcaTTTATCATATACGAATGAaacttttaataattgtattatattactcATATGTTAAGGAGAGAAGGTCTCTGTCCTGTGAATAAGATGTTGCAAAGCAGTATTTTTGATGTAATTAAATGCTGGTGATATGAACTCCATACAAAGCCTGAGTGAACATTGTGACACAAATAAGATTACTCAATAAACCCTGATTATTATTACCATCACTTTGTCTGCTGTTTCCTGATTTTCTCCTTCCCTTTGAGATGAAAGATGATACTGTAGTTAATAGGGGTTTCAGGTATTAGACAAAATGCTGTGTATAGGAAgtttcttagcacgctgcctcttacgtccgatgttacaagagcgctgtcccgagtgaaggtgctgaattagttggcatcgattgctcaggaactGATTTTCCACTTccacgcgaaggtgcaatacagcgttaagaaacaCTTGCAattgaaacattcctcaaattattacagtaacatttattttaacataattgaagttatcagtaaaatatagactactaattaaatgatcaaatggtcagtaatatgttcacacgatatgttgtcatcctccttatcccgttgtgccgcttcttgacgtGGGTTCAACGGcttctaaaaattatttaatacacttttatattatattatatagtactttacaatcagaattgatagttacttctgtttaatgcggtactGATtgccactgaattaaaaaaaataaataaataaataaatttatgcatttagcagacgcttttatccaaagcgacttacagtgcattcaggctataaacttttacataatatgtattcccggggaatcgaacccccaaccttgagcttgatagcgcagtgctctaccaattgagctacaggaacacaccaTTGGTTATTGTTTTCATTAAAGCAACctatgaacagagagagagagatacagaatatggtggggaagcaacgtaaataAAGGGCACCAATCTTTTcatcagaggaacttgaagttttgctggaccttgccaccaggtcagagatcacacccctatgcactcaaaaaaattactctttaaacttacttaagtcaattatggacagtggttccacacaaccaaattgtgttttgataacattaatggaattttttgaatctatgcaaactccttgtgttgtgacaacacaattgaatgaggtagaatctatgtgaaatagtaatgtccaaccaactcaatttattcactttgcttcaacttaaaccggttaagttaactcaacatgttttggtttattacaacctagccaaatttgtttcactctatcaacataaggaggtttctttcaaattactcatttcaattatggacagtggttccacacaattagttctagttactttaacacaatattttctatttaaagttactcccttcaacaaaacattttttgtgtgatttgtcttgtaatgagtcaaaagacaagatgtcacaaatgatcaaagtgtatttgttaaacaagcaataaataattacacacagtaaaatacagtttaaaccacattacaaaattacacaaaatagcaaataaaattcaaattggcATTCATGGGcaaccaatcaaaccttattCCAGGAACAGGAACTGGCTCCAGAAATAACTTCTTCAGTATTCCAAATGTGTACCTGAATTCAGGAGGGTTGCTCAAGTTCAGTCCATATATCAGTCCCAGCAACATGGTTTTGCAGACTGTAAACTGCTATAGGTCCTGAAGAACTGTATCCTTTAAAACTCCAACATCTGCTGGACTGTCTTCAATGACTGCAGCTTCAAATAGATTCCCACGAGTCTTCTGGATCACCTCCTGATTGCTGGCAACCTCTGTatcctagaagtatttaaaagcaTAGAGAACTCAAATTCTTTAActttaacaaatcatttattaaccttgaaaaaaaaactcaccatatactccatactgctagggtcttcattggatacttcaatttcattagtctgaagatgaaaacaacaaaatttagcctttgtttttttttttctaaaattacatgaaaaaaagtcagtcattcatCTTCTTATGGGAAATCCAGGCAAGCAGTCAAGATGGGATTCTAACAAACATTACAGTGGAAAACGGTACACACATCTGGACCCTGTACGGTAAGCAACAGAActggaatgttcccagacccagaaacatagtaaggacattaGTAAAACAGTCATGTGacaccagtggttcaaccatcattttacaaagtaaacaaaaatacttttttgtgcaaacaaaaccaaaacagcgactttattcaacaattcttctccaaatcgcaTCTTCCACCATTATCAACAGCACGTAAAGAATTAATGCGCATGGTGCTGCTGACCTAGAACACGCATGCGCTGAGCCTTGATTACACGCAGAGGAAAGCAATGTTCATGCCTCTTGTTACTGTCCATAATGGCGGCATATGttatttggagaagaattgttgaataaagtcactatttttgttttctttgcacaaaactTATTCTTGTACCTTTGTAAAAGTGTGGCTGAAGcattgatgccacatggactgttttactgatgtccttactatgactctgggaacatttcagttgcactgcagcctttatggaggttcagaaatctctcgcattttcataaaaatattagggatgcaccaattgaccggccataaatcggaaaccggacggtttttgcttaaaatatgcgATTGGTAATCGGCCGTTCTTTGGAAtttttttcggccgatttttccggaagtgcgcccgcgtgctccgac is a genomic window containing:
- the LOC113080974 gene encoding trichohyalin-like isoform X1, encoding MASQSEEDYICPVCCEIFKTPVFLSCSHSVCKECLHQFWRTKGTQECPVCRRRSSKDDPPVNLVLKNLCESFLKERNEVRSSGSEEICSLHSEKLKLFCQEDKQPVCVVCVNSQNHDNHKFRPIDEVVSSYKEELNTALKTLQRKLKHNETMKGEFEETVEIIKSQAEHTERQIKQQFEKLHQFLRDEEEATITALREEEEQKKQMMKEKLEEINRHISALSHSIRDTEEMMNTSDVCFLKKFPVSMERVQISSQSDPQTPPGALIHVPRYLGNLSFRVWKKMQDIVQNMSERRLVLLGRTGAGKSAAGNTILGQKEFKSDLCMDSVTSECSERHATVSGRSVSVVDTPGLFDTQMTHEEIMMEIAKSVYLSSPGPHAFLIVFPVNMRFTEHEQQIPQIIEMMFGQEVLKYSIILFTYGDLLKQKNIEEHINENIKFRHLVQQCGGRYHVFNNEDENNREQNIDLLQKIDTMIEQNDGYYSNQMYEDAHRFRQLEEERRKREEEKRKQEVEKKIQEETERLMNEQLQRMREEMEAKQREEEERKLQEEKQRQEENERLMKEQLQRMREEMEAKQREEEEIKLQEEKQRQEENERLMKEQLQRMREEMEAKQREEEEIKLQEEKQRQEETERLMKENEQKIREEMEAKQRSELERVKVERQREEEVRKQQEEKQRREDMERVRKEIEKRIRVEMEVKKKEEEQRKQQEEKQRQEESERLMKEKEQIIRKEMEAKQRSELERVKVERQREEEVRKQQEEKQRREEMERVRKEIEKKVRADLEEQMKKENMSNTKRDPGIAKFVKEYEQELNLSASAVNKSSHTGYGAIIGDVIGGAVGLLAGPAGAAAGAAAGAATGAVMNAFR
- the LOC113080974 gene encoding trichohyalin-like isoform X2 yields the protein MASQSEEDYICPVCCEIFKTPVFLSCSHSVCKECLHQFWRTKGTQECPVCRRRSSKDDPPVNLVLKNLCESFLKERNEVRSSGSEEICSLHSEKLKLFCQEDKQPVCVVCVNSQNHDNHKFRPIDEVVSSYKEELNTALKTLQRKLKHNETMKGEFEETVEIIKSQAEHTERQIKQQFEKLHQFLRDEEEATITALREEEEQKKQMMKEKLEEINRHISALSHSIRDTEEMMNTSDVCFLKKFPVSMERVQISSQSDPQTPPGALIHVPRYLGNLSFRVWKKMQDIVQNKRRLVLLGRTGAGKSAAGNTILGQKEFKSDLCMDSVTSECSERHATVSGRSVSVVDTPGLFDTQMTHEEIMMEIAKSVYLSSPGPHAFLIVFPVNMRFTEHEQQIPQIIEMMFGQEVLKYSIILFTYGDLLKQKNIEEHINENIKFRHLVQQCGGRYHVFNNEDENNREQNIDLLQKIDTMIEQNDGYYSNQMYEDAHRFRQLEEERRKREEEKRKQEVEKKIQEETERLMNEQLQRMREEMEAKQREEEERKLQEEKQRQEENERLMKEQLQRMREEMEAKQREEEEIKLQEEKQRQEENERLMKEQLQRMREEMEAKQREEEEIKLQEEKQRQEETERLMKENEQKIREEMEAKQRSELERVKVERQREEEVRKQQEEKQRREDMERVRKEIEKRIRVEMEVKKKEEEQRKQQEEKQRQEESERLMKEKEQIIRKEMEAKQRSELERVKVERQREEEVRKQQEEKQRREEMERVRKEIEKKVRADLEEQMKKENMSNTKRDPGIAKFVKEYEQELNLSASAVNKSSHTGYGAIIGDVIGGAVGLLAGPAGAAAGAAAGAATGAVMNAFR